One Paraburkholderia agricolaris genomic region harbors:
- a CDS encoding phage tail tape measure protein — MQAGLAQSLQDYDTYYSSLKAKQADWTNGASEALANYRDSAANVAASVASTFQGAFRGMEDAFASLVTTGKANFGDLAKSVIADIARMQARAAISGLFSYATSAFGSYFGDSPMLGHATGGYISGPGTGTSDSIMARLSNGEFVMTADAVKRIGPANLDAMNNGASVHSMARFASGGLVGSNVASASAARGDGAAVSLTVQTSEGGNGLTASDAKWLQGQLKNLVDARIAAKMKGQGGYAWQLANRSV, encoded by the coding sequence ATCCAGGCCGGCCTCGCCCAGTCTCTCCAGGATTACGACACTTACTACTCGTCGCTCAAGGCGAAGCAGGCCGATTGGACGAATGGTGCGTCGGAGGCCTTGGCGAACTATCGCGATAGCGCAGCGAATGTTGCGGCGTCCGTTGCGTCAACGTTTCAAGGTGCGTTCCGCGGGATGGAGGATGCCTTCGCGTCGCTCGTCACGACTGGCAAGGCCAACTTCGGCGATCTCGCGAAGAGCGTTATCGCCGACATCGCTCGCATGCAGGCGCGCGCAGCGATCTCAGGTTTGTTCAGCTATGCGACCAGTGCGTTCGGCAGTTATTTCGGCGACTCACCTATGCTGGGACATGCCACGGGCGGTTACATCAGCGGCCCGGGAACGGGCACCAGCGATAGCATCATGGCGCGCTTGAGCAACGGCGAATTCGTCATGACGGCGGATGCTGTTAAGCGCATTGGTCCGGCAAACCTCGACGCGATGAACAACGGGGCGAGTGTGCACAGCATGGCCCGTTTTGCGTCGGGCGGCCTCGTCGGATCAAACGTCGCTTCCGCTTCGGCCGCTCGTGGTGATGGCGCCGCGGTCTCTCTTACGGTTCAGACGAGCGAAGGGGGCAATGGTCTGACGGCATCCGATGCGAAGTGGCTGCAAGGCCAGCTCAAGAATCTTGTCGACGCGCGTATCGCCGCCAAGATGAAAGGGCAGGGTGGCTACGCCTGGCAGCTTGCTAACCGGTCGGTGTAA